In Mytilus trossulus isolate FHL-02 chromosome 14, PNRI_Mtr1.1.1.hap1, whole genome shotgun sequence, a genomic segment contains:
- the LOC134696331 gene encoding uncharacterized protein LOC134696331 has product MNRKRFRRLATQNCYVRRRFKRIFTALIFIVGCCVCLLKKSLPSNVLMPCEFETVAPDKPVLKLLQGQQVNCRMWEQFSYINQSGYLHLNTTAINDANFSISEFKCDYRSILMDGLNAVKLSPRVKFIEPVVVYNEFIYIICNITNETTVYSNFHFNLNPKVNKRKILNETTDQLSVVVIGFDSVSRFVAEQKLPKTLDFFENSLGAYPLKGFTRIGDNTLPNLLAVLTGKTILESILTAKTIPVLFQEILSRGYIDCFAEDWAPYLVPFVAQYPNYTHFFRSIILAIENKDLHVSQLSSMTLKDIELSTDPICIGNEFKHKIIFEYTKQCIEKYEKKRKYVFMWNNQVSHHNPQSLFLADKDTTQYIQWMNSTGNLKNTVLIIMSDHGPRYGKFAQTEYGRITRNNPLLSIYIPHHVRETFPTIAKNLKVNENRLTTPFDLYETLKDIIFSNLEKREKESNLFNSRGTSLFSEVHKQRSCYEASIGEDYCPCYASQPISLADNTVELVTAFAVNWLNQIITDHNVSCSHLKLKSVKSSRIQFTPSLNYDRNKHRYIINFYTFPGNGLFQAIILKDIEKISLFGNVDRLNEYGNQSSCIPEKLVHTGLRKYCYCQS; this is encoded by the coding sequence ATGAACAGGAAAAGATTTCGTCGGCTTGCTACCCAAAACTGCTACGTAAGACGGCGCTTTAAACGTATTTTCACAGCTTTGATTTTCATAGTTGGATGCTGTGTATGCCTTTTAAAGAAAAGTTTGccatcaaatgttttaatgccATGCGAGTTCGAAACTGTTGCCCCGGACAAACCAGTTTTGAAATTACTTCAGGGTCAACAAGTGAATTGTCGAATGTGGGAGCAATTCTCATATATCAACCAATCAGGATATCTTCATTTAAACACCACTGCAATAAATGACGCAAATTTTAGCATAAGCGAGTTTAAATGTGATTATAGATCAATTTTAATGGATGGTTTAAATGCAGTAAAATTGTCACCAAGAGTAAAATTTATAGAACCAGTTGTTGTGTATAAcgaatttatatatatcatttgtaaCATTACTAACGAGACAACAGTGTATTCaaacttccatttcaatttaaatccaaaagttaacaaaagaaaaatattaaacgaGACAACTGATCAACTGAGTGTTGTCGTTATTGGGTTTGATTCGGTATCAAGATTTGTAGCAGAACAAAAACTGCCAAAGACTTTAGACTTTTTCGAAAACAGTTTAGGGGCCTACCCTTTAAAGGGGTTTACCCGCATTGGGGATAACACATTACCAAATTTGCTGGCTGTTCTTACAGGGAAAACCATTCTAGAATCTATTCTAACTGCAAAAACAATACCCGTTTTATTCCaagaaatattaagtaggggttATATAGACTGTTTTGCAGAGGACTGGGCTCCCTACTTAGTGCCTTTTGTTGCTCAGTATCCAAACTACACTCACTTTTTCCGTAGTATTATTCTAGCGATTGAAAACAAAGACTTACATGTTTCACAACTTAGTTCCATGACACTGAAAGATATAGAATTGAGTACTGATCCAATATGCATTGGGAATGAATTTAAACACAAGATAATTTTCGAGTATACCAAACAATGTATTGAAAagtatgaaaagaaaagaaagtacGTATTTATGTGGAATAATCAGGTTTCTCATCACAATCCACAGAGCTTATTTTTAGCGGACAAAGACACAACACAATATATACAGTGGATGAATTCAACTGGGAATCTGAAAAATACCGTGTTAATAATTATGAGCGATCATGGACCTCGCTATGGAAAATTTGCTCAGACAGAATATGGAAGAATAACCAGAAATAATCCGTTATTGTCAATTTACATACCGCATCATGTCAGAGAAACATTTCCTACTATtgctaaaaatttaaaagtcaacGAAAACCGATTGACCACGCCTTTCGACTTGTACGAAACGTTAAAGGATATCATCTTCAGCAATTTAGAAAAACGAGAAAAGGAAAGCAATCTGTTTAACTCAAGAGGAACCAGTCTATTTTCTGAAGTTCATAAACAAAGAAGTTGCTATGAGGCCTCAATAGGGGAAGACTATTGCCCATGCTATGCTAGTCAGCCAATATCACTTGCAGACAATACAGTTGAATTAGTAACTGCTTTTGCAGTGAATTGGTTGAATCAGATAATTACAGATCATAATGTATCATGTAGTCATTTGAAATTGAAGTCCGTCAAGTCATCAAGGATTCAATTCACCCCATCTTTAAATTATGACAGGAATAAGCATCGTTACATTATAAATTTCTATACTTTTCCAGGCAATGGCTTATTTCAAGCTATTATATTAAAAGATATTGAGAAAATTAGCCTATTTGGAAATGTAGATAGACTGAACGAATACGGTAATCAGTCTAGTTGTATCCCAGAGAAGTTAGTACATACAGGCCTCCGTAAATACTGCTATTGTCAATCATAA